The following coding sequences lie in one Synechococcus sp. PCC 7336 genomic window:
- the ppk2 gene encoding polyphosphate kinase 2, with protein MDMPKKNKTKKSSHQNEKASDPSLRKQELDRLSKLKYKKERKKSKHKIQQARFIHNGGLKIESAAKKLTKKTYEKELKRLQLELVKLQEWIIEKGLKVVVIFEGRDAAGKGGTIKRVMDCLNPRFCRVTALGKPSDRERTQWYFQRYVANLPAAGEIVLFDRSWYNRAGVERVMGFCTEEEYYEFLRSCPEFECMLKRAGIVLIKYWFSVSDEEQEKRFQERIQNPSKQWKLSPMDLEARARWVDYSKAKDAMFDATDIKRSPWYVVDSDNKRKARLNCIAHLLSMIPYKNLAPEPLVLPPRQQDSEYLRPPISLQTFVPEIY; from the coding sequence ATGGATATGCCTAAAAAAAACAAAACCAAAAAGAGCTCTCATCAAAATGAGAAAGCTAGCGATCCTTCCTTAAGGAAACAAGAACTAGATCGCTTATCAAAATTGAAATATAAAAAAGAGAGGAAAAAATCTAAACATAAGATTCAACAGGCCAGGTTTATTCATAACGGTGGTCTGAAGATCGAATCTGCAGCGAAGAAGTTAACAAAAAAGACCTATGAAAAAGAGCTGAAACGATTGCAGCTAGAACTCGTTAAACTGCAGGAGTGGATTATCGAGAAAGGCTTGAAGGTTGTTGTGATTTTTGAAGGGCGCGATGCGGCTGGAAAAGGTGGCACTATCAAACGAGTTATGGATTGTTTGAACCCTCGTTTCTGTCGAGTCACGGCACTAGGTAAGCCTAGCGATCGCGAAAGAACACAATGGTATTTTCAACGTTATGTGGCGAACCTTCCTGCGGCAGGCGAAATAGTATTGTTCGATCGCAGTTGGTACAATCGAGCTGGTGTCGAAAGGGTGATGGGGTTTTGTACTGAAGAGGAATACTACGAATTTCTCCGCTCTTGCCCCGAGTTCGAGTGTATGCTCAAGCGGGCCGGAATCGTTCTGATCAAATATTGGTTTTCAGTCAGTGATGAAGAGCAAGAAAAACGCTTCCAAGAGCGAATTCAAAACCCTAGCAAACAATGGAAGTTGAGTCCGATGGATTTAGAGGCCCGAGCGCGTTGGGTAGATTACTCAAAAGCAAAAGATGCCATGTTTGATGCCACAGATATTAAGCGATCGCCTTGGTATGTCGTGGATAGCGACAACAAACGTAAAGCTCGACTCAACTGTATTGCCCACCTATTGAGCATGATTCCCTACAAAAATCTCGCCCCAGAGCCACTGGTCTTGCCTCCTCGACAGCAGGATAGCGAGTACCTGCGACCGCCAATATCGCTACAAACTTTTGTACCCGAAATTTATTGA